One genomic window of Paraburkholderia phytofirmans PsJN includes the following:
- a CDS encoding non-ribosomal peptide synthetase, which produces MTTAKPDLLSLASRFALLPDAQRKAFLTKLDAAGIDFRVLPIPPRAERTASVPASFAQTRLWLHARMIDEPAAYHITERLHLDGALDANALRLSCDALIARHEALRTTFAESGDGVLQTVHAPSRCPWHASDVSTWPADQREARAAGIARADEAKSFDLSLGPLMRAHLIRLDTNTHWLALTTHHIVSDGWSADVILAELASFYRAYAKSEAVSLAPLPIQYADFALWQRRWLDAGERERQLAFWRERLDANRDVLTLPGAAPRPAQRSARGARHRFALDAALVQQVKALANAQRATPFAVLLAALSALLARSSGETQIQIGVPAANRERGEVAGLVGFFVNTLTLATPVPATQPFAGLVGATQQTLIDAQSHQDVPFEQVVEALGVVRSASHHPLFQVMAAYGARRRLPSLAEVRMTELPSGAPFAKFDLTLSFEERDDDSIDAYFIYALDVFDADAIERLAARFIELLSNATAAPATAVGDLQWLPEAERAQLDAWNSTAFPAEAAFRPVHQRVADHAIARPDARGVADINRSLTRGEVDARATRLAQRLVAAGVSAEMRVGVALSRSVDLLVGLIAALKSGGAFVPLDPSHPRERLAQILDDAQMTHVITERGSLAALPASDRLRLWLIDEEPQADEPPAAHVELPRVSPHQAAYVIYTSGSTGKPKGVVVDHGSFALHCAAIAERYGAGERDVFLLFQSVNFDGAHEGWFSQYMSGAAVAITADTLWPPAQTCRMMVREGVTMTYVPPGCATQLAEWALSHGAPPSLRSLTVGGEATSREAFALMRRAFPNARIVNGYGPTETVITPMLWMFYPTDDTAKLADSAYLPIGTLVGARSAHVLDARLNPLPVGVIGELYLGGEGVGVARGYLDRPALTAERFVPDPFGALGARLYRTGDLVKRRADGVFDFIGRVDHQVKLRGLRIELGEIEAQLAAHDDVREAVAIVHGKGAQAALVAYVELSAEARERSTRADAAELDAHLRHTLPDYMVPAHIVVLDALPRNANSKVDRAALPEPQRVARAYQAPAAGLETALAQIFREVLGVERVGRADHFFELGGHSLAAVRVATRVAERLARDVPVRTLFEAPTLAQYAQRVLASARSEALANVGNDASGGASNSQPTADANGVLPLSSAQLSLWFLWRSQPDSAAYNIPVALRLRGALDADALREAFAQAAARHPALRVRLVERAGQLPGQRVAEPAPFDLPVVDLSDDPSATARESAAVALTDEDALTPFHLLDNSPLWRARLLRLAERDHVLSLVVHHIVSDGQSIDLWLDDVRTTYVAIVRGASPSAAGLGTAANKELVLPVAAPRARLSFWRDALTDAPSHVLPSPSSGRAASPSWSCGRLAFEFSPALVRRARSMALEVHATLPMLLHAALNVAFYRATGATDQPVGVLASTRELTGEAARRALGLFINAVVVRTRLAKTDTPATLLAEVRDAALAAYAHADTPFADVVAALRARRAEAGNPLFSVMFNYLRPAGTAERDWAGLTLDEFNDVRHRVVFELELDVVEHADGRVTGAFSYANELVDGRFVEVLTADYLGVVQQFVDAPHEQLGASAARFALQSASVAAGAQASASSHNEASQRAEVLERVWSELFEGNTPAHHDDLFEAGASSFDVVRFVDAARSAGHALEIADVFAAPTFAQLAARLVARGSRVVELRDGA; this is translated from the coding sequence ATGACCACTGCCAAACCGGATCTGCTGTCCCTCGCGTCACGCTTCGCGCTGTTGCCGGATGCGCAGCGCAAGGCCTTTCTCACGAAGCTCGACGCTGCCGGCATCGACTTCCGCGTGCTGCCGATTCCGCCGCGCGCCGAGCGCACCGCGAGCGTGCCGGCTTCGTTCGCGCAAACGCGTCTGTGGCTGCATGCGCGGATGATCGACGAACCGGCCGCGTATCACATCACCGAACGGCTGCATCTGGACGGCGCGCTCGACGCGAACGCGCTGCGTCTTTCGTGTGACGCGCTGATCGCGCGCCACGAAGCGCTGCGTACGACATTCGCCGAAAGCGGCGACGGCGTATTGCAGACGGTGCATGCGCCGTCGCGTTGCCCGTGGCACGCGAGCGACGTGAGCACGTGGCCCGCCGATCAGCGCGAAGCGCGTGCCGCTGGCATCGCGCGGGCCGACGAAGCGAAGTCCTTCGATCTGTCGCTCGGTCCGCTGATGCGCGCGCATCTGATCCGTCTCGATACGAACACGCACTGGCTCGCGTTGACGACGCATCACATCGTCTCCGACGGCTGGTCCGCGGACGTGATACTGGCGGAACTGGCATCGTTCTATCGCGCGTATGCGAAAAGCGAAGCGGTCTCGCTCGCGCCGTTGCCGATCCAGTACGCCGACTTCGCGCTGTGGCAGCGCCGTTGGCTCGACGCGGGTGAACGTGAACGTCAGTTGGCGTTCTGGCGCGAGCGGCTGGATGCGAATCGCGACGTGCTGACGTTGCCTGGCGCTGCACCGCGTCCGGCGCAGCGTAGCGCGCGTGGTGCACGGCATCGCTTCGCCCTCGATGCCGCACTTGTGCAGCAAGTGAAGGCACTCGCCAATGCGCAGCGCGCGACGCCGTTCGCCGTATTGCTGGCGGCATTGAGTGCGTTGCTCGCGCGTTCGTCGGGTGAAACGCAGATTCAGATCGGCGTGCCCGCGGCCAATCGCGAGCGTGGCGAAGTGGCCGGTCTAGTCGGCTTCTTCGTGAACACGCTCACGCTCGCTACGCCGGTTCCCGCGACGCAGCCATTTGCCGGGCTGGTCGGCGCGACGCAGCAAACGTTGATCGACGCCCAGTCGCATCAGGACGTGCCGTTCGAACAGGTGGTCGAAGCGCTCGGCGTGGTGCGCAGTGCGAGTCATCATCCGCTGTTTCAGGTGATGGCCGCTTATGGCGCGCGGCGCCGTTTGCCGTCGCTTGCGGAAGTGCGCATGACGGAGCTGCCTTCGGGTGCGCCGTTCGCCAAGTTCGATTTGACGCTGAGTTTCGAGGAACGGGACGACGATTCAATCGATGCCTACTTCATCTACGCACTCGATGTGTTCGACGCCGATGCGATAGAGCGCCTCGCCGCGCGATTCATCGAGTTGCTGTCGAATGCGACGGCGGCGCCTGCGACCGCGGTGGGCGATTTGCAATGGCTGCCGGAAGCGGAGCGCGCGCAACTCGATGCATGGAATAGCACGGCATTTCCCGCTGAAGCAGCGTTTAGACCGGTGCATCAGCGTGTCGCCGACCATGCCATCGCGCGGCCGGATGCTCGTGGCGTCGCGGATATCAACCGCTCGCTCACGCGCGGCGAAGTGGACGCGCGAGCCACGCGTTTGGCGCAACGCCTCGTGGCGGCAGGCGTGAGTGCGGAGATGCGGGTCGGCGTCGCGCTGAGCCGCTCGGTGGATCTGCTGGTCGGTCTGATCGCGGCGCTGAAGTCGGGCGGCGCGTTCGTCCCGCTCGACCCGAGCCATCCGCGTGAGCGTCTCGCGCAGATTCTCGACGATGCGCAGATGACGCACGTCATCACGGAACGCGGGAGTCTTGCTGCGTTGCCGGCGTCGGACCGTTTGCGGTTGTGGCTGATCGACGAGGAACCGCAGGCTGACGAGCCCCCGGCAGCGCATGTCGAGTTGCCGCGCGTGTCGCCGCATCAGGCGGCGTATGTGATTTATACGTCCGGTTCGACGGGGAAACCGAAAGGCGTGGTGGTCGATCACGGTTCGTTTGCGCTGCATTGCGCGGCGATTGCGGAGCGCTATGGGGCGGGCGAACGTGACGTGTTCCTGCTGTTCCAGTCGGTGAATTTCGACGGCGCGCATGAAGGTTGGTTTTCGCAGTACATGTCCGGCGCAGCCGTGGCGATTACGGCCGACACGCTGTGGCCGCCCGCGCAAACCTGCCGGATGATGGTGCGCGAAGGCGTGACCATGACTTACGTGCCGCCCGGTTGCGCGACCCAACTCGCCGAATGGGCGCTCTCGCATGGCGCGCCGCCGAGTTTGCGTTCGCTGACGGTGGGCGGTGAAGCCACCTCGCGCGAAGCGTTCGCGCTGATGCGCAGGGCGTTTCCGAATGCGCGCATCGTCAACGGATACGGGCCGACCGAAACCGTCATCACGCCGATGCTATGGATGTTCTATCCGACCGACGATACCGCCAAACTCGCGGACAGCGCCTATTTGCCGATCGGCACGCTGGTTGGCGCGCGTTCGGCGCACGTGCTCGATGCGCGCTTGAATCCGCTGCCCGTCGGCGTGATCGGCGAGTTGTATCTGGGCGGCGAGGGCGTGGGTGTTGCGCGCGGCTATCTCGACCGGCCGGCGCTCACGGCCGAGCGCTTCGTGCCGGACCCGTTCGGTGCGCTGGGCGCACGGCTCTATCGCACGGGCGACCTCGTCAAGCGGCGCGCGGACGGCGTGTTCGACTTTATCGGCCGCGTCGATCATCAGGTGAAGCTGCGCGGCTTGCGGATCGAGCTCGGTGAGATCGAAGCGCAACTCGCCGCGCACGACGATGTGCGCGAAGCCGTGGCGATCGTGCATGGCAAGGGCGCGCAAGCGGCGCTGGTGGCGTATGTCGAATTGAGCGCCGAAGCGCGTGAACGCAGCACGCGCGCGGATGCGGCCGAGCTCGACGCGCATCTGCGTCATACGCTGCCGGATTACATGGTGCCCGCACATATCGTCGTGCTGGATGCGTTGCCGCGCAATGCCAACAGCAAGGTGGACCGCGCGGCATTGCCGGAGCCGCAGCGGGTTGCACGGGCCTATCAGGCGCCCGCAGCGGGACTCGAAACCGCGCTTGCGCAGATTTTCCGCGAAGTGCTGGGCGTGGAGCGCGTCGGTCGCGCTGATCATTTCTTCGAACTCGGCGGGCATTCGCTCGCGGCGGTCCGCGTGGCGACGCGCGTGGCCGAGCGGCTCGCTCGCGATGTGCCGGTGCGCACGCTTTTCGAAGCACCCACGCTCGCGCAATACGCGCAGCGGGTGCTCGCGTCGGCGCGCAGCGAAGCGCTGGCCAACGTGGGCAACGACGCTTCGGGTGGCGCTTCGAATTCACAACCGACAGCGGACGCGAACGGCGTGCTGCCGCTTTCTTCCGCGCAATTGAGCTTGTGGTTCCTGTGGCGCTCGCAACCGGACAGCGCGGCCTACAACATTCCTGTCGCGTTGCGTTTGCGTGGCGCGCTCGATGCCGATGCGTTGCGCGAAGCGTTTGCTCAAGCGGCCGCGCGACATCCGGCGCTGCGCGTGCGGCTCGTTGAACGCGCTGGACAGTTGCCGGGCCAGCGCGTGGCCGAGCCGGCGCCGTTCGATCTGCCCGTGGTCGATCTGTCGGACGATCCTTCGGCCACCGCCCGCGAGAGCGCCGCTGTTGCGCTCACCGACGAAGACGCGCTCACGCCATTCCATCTGCTCGACAACTCGCCGCTCTGGCGTGCGCGCTTATTACGTCTTGCCGAGCGCGATCATGTGTTGTCGCTGGTCGTGCATCACATCGTGTCGGACGGTCAGTCGATCGATCTATGGCTCGACGACGTGCGCACCACATATGTCGCGATCGTGCGCGGCGCGTCGCCGAGCGCTGCAGGTTTGGGAACGGCGGCGAATAAGGAGCTGGTCTTGCCGGTCGCCGCGCCGCGAGCGCGCCTGTCGTTCTGGCGCGATGCATTGACGGATGCGCCGTCTCACGTGCTGCCGTCGCCGTCGTCGGGCCGTGCCGCGTCGCCGAGTTGGAGCTGCGGCCGTCTCGCGTTTGAATTCAGCCCGGCGCTCGTGCGCCGCGCCCGCTCGATGGCGCTCGAAGTTCACGCCACCTTGCCCATGTTGCTGCATGCCGCGCTGAACGTTGCCTTCTATCGCGCGACGGGCGCCACCGATCAACCGGTCGGCGTTCTCGCCTCGACGCGCGAACTGACCGGCGAGGCCGCGCGCCGCGCGCTTGGACTCTTCATCAATGCGGTTGTCGTGCGCACGCGGCTCGCGAAAACCGACACGCCCGCAACGCTGCTCGCCGAGGTTCGCGACGCCGCGCTCGCCGCTTATGCGCACGCTGACACGCCGTTCGCCGATGTGGTCGCGGCATTGCGCGCGCGTCGTGCGGAAGCCGGCAATCCTTTGTTCTCGGTGATGTTCAACTACCTGCGCCCGGCCGGAACCGCGGAACGCGACTGGGCCGGCCTCACGCTCGACGAATTCAACGACGTGCGGCACCGCGTGGTGTTCGAACTGGAACTGGATGTAGTCGAGCATGCGGACGGACGCGTGACCGGCGCCTTCTCGTATGCGAACGAACTGGTGGACGGCCGCTTCGTCGAGGTGTTGACCGCTGACTATCTGGGCGTGGTGCAACAGTTCGTCGATGCGCCGCATGAGCAACTGGGCGCTTCAGCCGCGCGCTTTGCATTGCAGTCCGCGAGTGTTGCGGCGGGCGCGCAAGCGAGTGCGTCATCTCACAACGAAGCATCGCAGCGAGCCGAGGTTCTTGAACGCGTCTGGAGCGAGCTCTTTGAAGGCAACACGCCCGCGCATCACGACGACCTGTTCGAAGCGGGCGCGAGTTCGTTCGACGTGGTCCGCTTCGTCGATGCCGCACGTTCCGCCGGCCATGCACTGGAAATCGCCGATGTGTTCGCCGCGCCGACCTTCGCACAGCTTGCGGCAAGGCTCGTTGCGCGGGGATCGCGTGTCGTCGAGTTACGGGACGGCGCATGA
- a CDS encoding lysine N(6)-hydroxylase/L-ornithine N(5)-oxygenase family protein translates to MHRDTVFDLIGIGFGPSNLALAVRLAEEAGVSDLAHCFIERQPEFGWHRGMLLDDCRMQISFLKDLVTMRDPKSRFTFINYLFEHGRLADFVNLKNFYPTRVEFHDYLSWVAASFDDRVNYGQTVTGIEAVRSTANTNDVEALRVFSRDSEGREWQRVTRALSVGIGGGPQVPEAFAALGTHNIVHSSQYLTSIDRAVGPADGARKRVAVIGAGQSAAEVFVDLTRRFPHVDASLIIRSSALKPADDSPFVNEIFSPAFTDIVYAQPRDGRRSLIERFRDTNYAVVDRPLIEQIYEMLYLQNVSADPRHRLLANTGIETAVRTAGGQIELTLRDRLSGHARAEQFDALVLATGYRRDTHFDLLDGLAPHLGDALAQGNVERDYRLATPASFKPRVYLQGCCEDSHGLSDTLLSVLALRSDEIATSLARHASQDRSGGRTPQAQENATGVGRMAFAL, encoded by the coding sequence ATGCACAGAGACACCGTATTTGATCTGATCGGAATCGGCTTCGGACCGTCGAATCTCGCGCTTGCCGTTCGCCTCGCCGAAGAGGCCGGCGTGTCGGACCTCGCGCATTGCTTCATCGAACGTCAGCCGGAATTCGGCTGGCACCGCGGCATGTTGCTCGACGATTGCCGGATGCAGATTTCCTTCCTCAAGGATCTCGTGACAATGCGCGATCCGAAAAGCCGCTTCACGTTCATCAATTATCTGTTCGAGCATGGACGTCTGGCGGATTTCGTCAATCTGAAGAACTTCTATCCGACGCGCGTGGAGTTTCACGATTACCTGAGCTGGGTCGCGGCGTCGTTCGACGATCGCGTGAACTACGGGCAAACCGTCACCGGCATCGAAGCGGTCAGGAGCACTGCGAATACGAATGACGTCGAAGCACTACGGGTTTTCTCGCGCGACAGCGAAGGCCGCGAGTGGCAGCGCGTGACACGGGCGCTGTCGGTCGGCATCGGCGGCGGTCCGCAAGTGCCGGAAGCATTTGCCGCGCTCGGCACGCATAACATCGTGCATTCGTCGCAGTACCTGACGTCCATCGACCGTGCGGTCGGACCCGCTGACGGCGCGCGAAAACGCGTGGCGGTGATCGGCGCGGGGCAGAGCGCGGCCGAGGTGTTCGTCGATCTGACGCGCCGCTTTCCGCACGTGGATGCGAGCCTCATCATCCGCTCGAGCGCGCTGAAACCCGCCGACGACAGCCCCTTCGTCAACGAGATCTTCAGCCCCGCCTTTACCGATATCGTCTACGCGCAGCCGCGCGACGGCCGCCGTTCGCTGATCGAGCGCTTTCGTGACACCAATTACGCGGTGGTCGACCGTCCGCTCATCGAGCAGATCTACGAAATGCTTTATCTGCAGAACGTGTCCGCCGATCCGCGGCACCGGCTGCTGGCGAACACCGGCATCGAAACGGCGGTGCGCACGGCGGGCGGGCAGATCGAACTCACGCTGCGTGATCGTCTGAGCGGCCACGCGCGAGCCGAGCAATTCGACGCGCTCGTGCTCGCGACGGGCTATCGCCGCGACACGCATTTCGACCTGCTGGATGGGCTCGCGCCGCATCTCGGCGATGCGCTTGCGCAAGGCAACGTCGAGCGCGACTACCGGCTCGCCACGCCGGCGAGTTTCAAGCCGCGCGTTTATCTGCAGGGCTGTTGCGAAGATAGTCATGGGCTCTCCGACACGCTGCTGTCGGTGCTCGCGCTGCGCTCGGACGAAATCGCCACGTCTCTCGCACGCCATGCATCGCAAGACCGATCTGGCGGCCGGACACCACAAGCACAAGAAAACGCGACGGGCGTGGGCCGCATGGCCTTTGCTCTTTAA
- a CDS encoding TonB-dependent siderophore receptor has protein sequence MEWATGTRRSATAVTASVAFYAAAAASAQAQQSAQQPAQSEGNAQQGARSGQPAATQPATLPSISVNGLAGNDGTVGLVARRSNTGTKTDTPLKEIPQTINVVTAQQIEETGATSINEALRYIPGFSTYGADVRSDWYSVLRGFTPTVFVDGLQVPNTLNLASWRVDPFMIDSITVLRGPTSVLYGQGDPGAIIDVQSKLANGERIREVEMQLGDYARKQIAFDVGDKVDQAGTLSYRFLGVGRDGNSQTGPNPEQRVALAPSVKWQPNAKTSLTVEASYLQDWGDASNNFLPAQGTVLPNPNGKISPDLYTGDPEFSHYRKKQWSVGYQFEYKFDPVWTFRQNTRLMHLSLDQGQVFGGGLDPADPTEASLLRYVGLYQLNYSRFDVDNQALARFGTGPLDHTVLLGFEYNRQATTDSESMATGPSLNMYNPVYTPITNAIFSGPDAFPRTDTKSTMNAFGVYAQDQIKWQRWVLTLGARQDWSNTTQNDIAGGSRLEQNDHAFSGRVGVVYLGDYGLSPYISYSTSFNPLVGVKIVGGGIAEPTKGKQIEAGLRWQPAGKNLMLNAAVYQINQTNVVTPDFGIDPTGGTSVQTGEVRSRGIELSGVGNVTRNFSVIAAYVYQDVKNIKAGDDTLGKWPVDIPRPRQMASLWGDWTWHAGPLAGLGFGGGIRYQSGAAGAADNSLYVPSYTVYDAAVHYETRNWRFAVNGQNIFNRRFVSGCQSVNTCFYGNPRTVIATARYDW, from the coding sequence ATGGAGTGGGCAACAGGCACGCGCCGGAGTGCAACCGCCGTTACGGCGAGCGTGGCGTTTTATGCGGCGGCAGCCGCCAGCGCGCAGGCGCAACAGTCGGCGCAACAGCCGGCGCAATCCGAGGGCAATGCACAGCAAGGAGCTCGTAGCGGCCAACCGGCTGCGACGCAGCCCGCTACGCTGCCCTCGATCAGCGTCAACGGCTTGGCCGGCAACGACGGCACGGTGGGCCTGGTTGCCCGCCGTAGCAACACCGGCACCAAGACCGATACCCCGCTGAAGGAAATTCCGCAGACCATCAACGTCGTCACGGCGCAGCAGATCGAAGAGACCGGCGCAACCAGCATCAACGAGGCGCTGCGCTACATTCCGGGCTTCTCGACCTATGGCGCGGACGTGCGCTCCGACTGGTATTCGGTGTTGCGCGGCTTCACGCCGACGGTGTTCGTCGACGGCCTGCAGGTGCCCAATACGCTCAATCTCGCGAGCTGGCGTGTCGATCCGTTCATGATCGACAGCATCACCGTGCTGCGCGGCCCGACCTCGGTGCTGTACGGGCAGGGCGATCCGGGTGCGATCATCGACGTGCAGAGCAAGCTTGCCAACGGCGAGCGTATTCGCGAAGTGGAAATGCAACTGGGCGACTACGCGCGCAAGCAGATCGCATTCGATGTGGGCGACAAGGTCGATCAGGCCGGCACGCTGTCCTATCGTTTCCTCGGCGTGGGACGCGATGGCAATTCGCAGACCGGACCCAATCCGGAGCAACGCGTGGCATTGGCGCCCTCGGTGAAATGGCAGCCGAACGCGAAGACTTCGCTGACGGTCGAGGCGAGCTATCTGCAGGATTGGGGCGACGCGTCGAATAACTTCCTGCCGGCGCAGGGCACGGTCTTGCCGAATCCGAACGGCAAGATTTCGCCGGACCTGTACACGGGAGATCCCGAGTTCTCGCACTATCGCAAGAAGCAGTGGTCGGTGGGCTATCAGTTCGAATACAAGTTCGATCCGGTGTGGACTTTCCGGCAGAACACGCGCTTGATGCACCTCTCGCTCGATCAGGGGCAGGTGTTCGGCGGAGGTCTCGATCCGGCCGATCCGACCGAGGCGTCGCTGCTGCGCTATGTCGGTTTGTATCAGTTGAACTACAGCCGCTTCGATGTCGACAATCAGGCGCTGGCTCGCTTCGGCACCGGTCCGCTCGATCATACGGTGCTGCTCGGCTTCGAATACAACCGGCAGGCGACTACCGATAGCGAATCGATGGCGACCGGTCCGAGTCTGAACATGTATAACCCGGTCTATACGCCGATCACCAACGCGATCTTCAGCGGACCGGACGCGTTCCCGCGTACCGACACGAAGTCGACCATGAACGCGTTCGGCGTGTATGCGCAGGACCAGATCAAGTGGCAGCGCTGGGTGCTGACGCTCGGCGCACGCCAGGACTGGAGCAACACCACGCAGAACGATATCGCCGGTGGCAGCCGTCTCGAGCAGAACGATCATGCATTCTCCGGGCGTGTGGGTGTCGTGTATCTCGGCGATTACGGATTGTCGCCGTACATCAGCTACTCGACGTCGTTCAATCCGCTGGTTGGCGTGAAGATCGTCGGCGGCGGCATTGCCGAGCCGACCAAAGGCAAGCAGATCGAAGCGGGTTTGCGCTGGCAGCCGGCCGGCAAGAACCTGATGCTGAACGCCGCGGTTTATCAGATCAATCAGACCAACGTCGTGACGCCTGATTTCGGCATCGATCCGACCGGCGGCACGAGCGTGCAGACCGGCGAGGTGCGTTCACGCGGGATCGAGTTGAGCGGCGTGGGCAATGTCACGCGCAACTTTTCGGTGATCGCAGCGTATGTGTACCAGGACGTGAAGAACATCAAGGCCGGCGACGATACGTTGGGCAAGTGGCCGGTGGATATTCCGCGGCCGCGCCAGATGGCGTCGCTGTGGGGCGACTGGACATGGCACGCCGGGCCGCTGGCAGGCCTCGGCTTCGGTGGGGGCATTCGCTATCAGAGTGGCGCGGCGGGCGCCGCCGACAACTCGCTGTACGTGCCGAGCTACACCGTGTACGACGCGGCGGTTCACTACGAAACGCGCAACTGGCGCTTCGCGGTGAACGGTCAGAATATTTTCAATCGCCGGTTCGTGAGCGGTTGCCAGTCCGTGAATACCTGTTTTTACGGGAATCCACGCACAGTGATAGCAACTGCAAGATACGACTGGTAA
- a CDS encoding MFS transporter — protein MSHDPIAPPRREEWRSTNAAVGHQPTSHEAHRAGAVASDKTPQSATFLSLRKNTLALGAVCLASLMFGLEISSVPVILPTLERVLHGDFKGMQWIMNAYTLAVTTVLMATGTLADRFGRRRIFVVGIALFGITSLICGLAQSVPTLIVARLLQGASGGAMLICQVAVLSHQFNEGPERARAFSAWGIIFGIGLGFGPIIGGAIVALSSWQWVFWVHALLAVVTLMLVFSGVQESRDPHAHTLDVAGIVTLSLAVFGLVYFITQVPALGFSNPRALFIIAATLVAFVAFLFAERLNTRPMFDFSVFRIPQFSGALMGSAGMNFSFWPFMIYLPIYFQIGLGYDSVSAGLALLAYTLPTLLFPPLGERLALRYGSGIAIPAGLFTIGLGFMLMRYGSGAAHADLWTLLPGCMIAGAGLGLTNTPVTNTTTAAVPAERAGMASGIDMSARMITLAINIALMGAILVGGILASLKTRLPKTLDTAPLGRLAEKIAAGDVEAVRTGMPALAQIDPSGSAVHAALMHGFGWVMVYGGVGVWVLAALSFVISGSASRRLSGEKCAPAQKQQHQPAQCDACS, from the coding sequence ATGTCCCATGACCCGATCGCGCCGCCACGGCGTGAAGAATGGCGCAGCACAAACGCAGCAGTTGGGCATCAACCGACTTCGCACGAAGCGCATCGCGCAGGAGCGGTCGCGAGCGACAAGACCCCGCAATCAGCCACTTTCCTCTCGCTCCGCAAAAACACTTTGGCGTTGGGCGCGGTGTGCCTCGCCTCGCTGATGTTCGGCCTCGAAATCTCCAGCGTGCCGGTGATCCTGCCAACGCTCGAACGCGTACTGCACGGCGACTTCAAAGGCATGCAGTGGATCATGAACGCCTACACGCTCGCGGTGACCACCGTGCTGATGGCGACCGGCACGCTGGCGGACCGCTTCGGCCGCCGGCGCATCTTCGTGGTCGGCATCGCGCTGTTCGGCATCACGTCGCTGATCTGCGGACTCGCGCAAAGCGTGCCGACGCTGATCGTCGCGCGCCTGTTGCAAGGCGCGAGCGGCGGCGCCATGCTGATCTGCCAGGTGGCCGTGCTATCGCATCAGTTCAATGAAGGCCCCGAACGCGCTCGCGCCTTCAGCGCGTGGGGCATTATCTTCGGTATTGGACTCGGGTTTGGGCCGATCATCGGCGGGGCCATCGTGGCGTTGTCGAGTTGGCAATGGGTCTTCTGGGTGCATGCGCTGCTCGCGGTCGTGACCTTGATGCTCGTTTTCAGCGGCGTGCAGGAATCGCGCGACCCGCATGCGCATACGCTCGACGTTGCCGGCATCGTCACGTTGTCGTTGGCGGTGTTCGGGCTCGTGTATTTCATCACGCAGGTTCCGGCGCTTGGATTCAGCAATCCGCGTGCACTCTTCATTATCGCGGCAACGTTGGTCGCATTCGTGGCCTTTCTGTTTGCCGAGAGACTCAATACGCGGCCCATGTTCGACTTTTCAGTGTTCAGGATTCCGCAGTTTTCCGGCGCACTGATGGGCTCGGCGGGCATGAACTTCAGCTTCTGGCCGTTCATGATCTATCTGCCGATCTATTTCCAGATCGGCCTCGGCTACGACAGCGTGAGCGCCGGACTGGCGTTGCTCGCTTACACGCTGCCAACGCTTCTCTTTCCGCCGCTCGGCGAACGTCTCGCACTGCGTTACGGCTCGGGAATCGCCATACCTGCCGGCCTGTTTACGATCGGCCTCGGCTTCATGCTGATGCGTTACGGTAGCGGCGCCGCGCATGCCGACCTATGGACCTTGTTGCCCGGTTGCATGATAGCGGGCGCGGGCCTCGGTCTCACCAATACGCCCGTCACCAATACGACCACAGCCGCGGTTCCCGCGGAACGGGCGGGCATGGCGTCGGGCATCGATATGAGTGCGCGGATGATTACGCTCGCGATCAACATCGCGTTGATGGGTGCAATCCTGGTCGGCGGAATTCTTGCCAGTCTGAAGACGCGCTTGCCGAAGACGCTCGACACTGCGCCGCTCGGCAGACTCGCAGAGAAGATTGCGGCGGGCGATGTCGAAGCAGTCAGAACGGGGATGCCCGCGCTGGCGCAAATCGACCCATCAGGAAGCGCCGTGCATGCCGCGTTGATGCACGGATTCGGCTGGGTGATGGTCTACGGCGGAGTCGGCGTGTGGGTGCTTGCCGCGCTCAGTTTCGTGATATCCGGCAGCGCGTCGAGAAGGCTAAGCGGCGAGAAATGCGCGCCGGCGCAAAAGCAGCAGCATCAACCAGCTCAATGCGACGCGTGTAGCTAG